Proteins co-encoded in one Natronorubrum daqingense genomic window:
- a CDS encoding NAD(+)/NADH kinase, with protein MQGRRLATTDEIIAIVSPDSDEPLETLTAWTEQSGIELTTVDVGDDIGDVYDESRATLGVTLGGDGTFLEGIKTFAPRKIPQLGVNTGTLAFLARVEPEDLEDALEEVLRGRAAVDSRQQVYVNAPGVEATGINDVMIQQVPPDDPIDRKVTRLDVYADDEYVGEFEGTGLAVSTPTGSTGISLSANGPVHYPVNNHTLQLVPLHTHKLGVRPIVVSPETELRIISRGGANLLVDGGRAQTLLEVGDEVVVTGADTLAHVVRTSYDDHFFTAITKKLGWDVRDADVPRDKKREAPAATSPPIDATDSSRTSIRARHDSAAGDGSRSDEAAGTVERALTVATEAAQAAGEPLRELHGQVESIDHKTDKSDIATEADHQADRIISTVIDNEFPEHGLFSEEGTRDRSGDSNYTWVVDPLDGTGNFAHGNPNYSISVALIDHDRPVLGVVYVPETDELFTGIAGQGAWRDGDPIETTDRDRLDESMLISGYDPDGSFLSHFYQESRGVRRLGSAALNLCYLASASADAVWEHDTYPWDIAAGLVIAREAGATITDQSGERFEFDFDTEARAALLGSNGSLHPALLEHLGDGLQSSSRSQSSR; from the coding sequence ATGCAAGGACGGAGGCTCGCGACGACGGACGAGATCATCGCGATCGTGAGTCCCGACAGCGACGAGCCCCTCGAGACGCTCACCGCGTGGACGGAGCAAAGCGGGATCGAACTGACGACGGTCGACGTCGGAGACGACATCGGAGACGTCTACGACGAGAGCCGCGCGACCCTCGGCGTGACGCTCGGCGGCGATGGCACCTTTCTCGAGGGCATCAAGACGTTCGCCCCGCGGAAGATTCCACAGTTAGGCGTCAACACGGGGACGCTCGCGTTTCTGGCTCGAGTCGAACCCGAAGACCTCGAGGACGCACTCGAGGAGGTCCTTCGGGGTCGAGCCGCAGTCGACAGCCGCCAGCAGGTGTACGTGAATGCGCCGGGCGTCGAGGCGACGGGGATCAACGACGTGATGATCCAGCAGGTCCCGCCCGACGATCCGATCGATCGAAAAGTGACTCGTCTGGACGTCTACGCGGACGACGAGTACGTCGGCGAGTTCGAGGGGACCGGACTCGCCGTCTCGACGCCGACCGGTTCGACTGGCATCTCGCTCTCTGCGAACGGACCCGTCCACTATCCGGTGAACAACCACACGCTCCAACTCGTCCCCCTCCACACCCACAAACTGGGCGTCCGGCCGATCGTCGTCTCCCCCGAGACGGAGTTGCGAATTATCTCACGGGGGGGTGCGAACCTGCTCGTCGACGGCGGACGCGCACAGACACTTCTCGAGGTCGGCGACGAGGTGGTCGTCACGGGGGCGGACACACTCGCACACGTCGTCAGAACCAGCTACGACGATCACTTTTTCACTGCGATTACGAAGAAACTCGGCTGGGATGTCCGAGACGCGGACGTCCCCCGCGACAAAAAACGCGAGGCTCCAGCAGCGACGTCCCCGCCGATCGACGCGACTGACTCGAGTCGAACGTCGATCCGCGCTCGGCACGACTCGGCCGCCGGTGATGGCAGCCGCTCCGACGAGGCCGCCGGGACCGTCGAACGCGCGCTCACGGTCGCGACGGAAGCGGCGCAGGCTGCCGGCGAACCCCTGCGCGAACTCCACGGACAGGTCGAGTCGATCGACCACAAGACGGACAAATCGGATATTGCCACCGAAGCCGACCATCAGGCGGATCGAATTATCTCGACGGTCATCGACAACGAGTTTCCAGAGCACGGTCTCTTTTCAGAGGAGGGGACCCGCGACCGAAGTGGCGACTCGAACTACACGTGGGTCGTCGACCCGCTCGACGGCACCGGAAACTTCGCGCACGGGAATCCAAACTACTCGATTTCGGTCGCACTGATAGACCACGATAGGCCAGTTCTGGGCGTCGTCTACGTCCCGGAGACCGACGAACTCTTTACCGGTATCGCCGGCCAAGGTGCCTGGCGAGACGGCGACCCGATCGAGACGACCGACCGCGACCGCCTCGACGAGAGCATGCTCATTTCGGGATACGACCCCGATGGGAGCTTTCTTTCCCACTTTTACCAGGAATCGCGCGGCGTCCGGCGACTCGGCTCCGCGGCGCTCAACCTCTGTTACCTCGCGAGCGCCAGCGCGGACGCCGTCTGGGAGCACGACACCTATCCGTGGGATATCGCCGCCGGTCTCGTCATCGCTCGAGAGGCGGGCGCGACGATAACTGACCAGTCGGGCGAACGGTTCGAGTTCGACTTCGACACTGAAGCCAGGGCGGCACTGCTCGGTTCGAACGGTTCCTTACACCCCGCGTTGCTCGAGCACCTCGGCGACGGATTGCAGTCGTCTTCGCGGTCACAATCGTCGCGATAG
- a CDS encoding DUF7838 family putative zinc beta-ribbon protein gives MAMELDHYCPDCDGEQTFYRAASTKVHLGEKVKWHCPNCDYGFVRIGDNGTAVDSSAT, from the coding sequence ATGGCCATGGAACTCGATCACTACTGTCCGGACTGTGACGGAGAGCAGACCTTCTACCGTGCGGCGAGTACGAAAGTTCACCTCGGTGAGAAGGTCAAGTGGCACTGTCCGAACTGCGACTACGGCTTCGTGCGAATCGGCGACAACGGGACGGCTGTCGACTCGAGTGCGACGTAA
- a CDS encoding cob(I)yrinic acid a,c-diamide adenosyltransferase, whose product MSIYTGRGDDGQTDLRDMTRVSKTSARIEAYGTVDELNALIGTIRPTGYDDIDDQLRTVQNHLHVVQADFANPDPDEEDPAIRTEHIETVEDWIDASDDELEPLTSFILPTGSEHGAKLHHARTVCRRAERRAVALASEEEINEQAVQYLNRLSDGLFTFGRVVNARDETPEESPEY is encoded by the coding sequence ATGTCTATTTACACCGGCCGCGGGGACGACGGACAGACCGATCTTCGTGACATGACCCGCGTCTCGAAGACCAGCGCACGCATCGAAGCCTACGGTACCGTCGACGAACTCAACGCGCTCATCGGAACGATTCGGCCCACCGGCTACGACGACATCGACGACCAATTGCGAACCGTCCAGAACCACCTCCACGTCGTTCAAGCTGACTTCGCGAACCCGGATCCCGACGAGGAGGACCCGGCCATCCGCACGGAACACATCGAAACCGTCGAAGACTGGATCGACGCTTCCGACGACGAACTCGAGCCACTCACCTCGTTCATCCTCCCGACCGGCAGCGAACACGGAGCGAAGCTCCACCACGCCAGAACGGTCTGTCGACGCGCCGAACGCCGCGCCGTCGCACTCGCCAGCGAGGAGGAGATCAACGAGCAGGCCGTCCAGTACCTGAACCGACTCTCCGACGGCCTGTTCACGTTCGGGCGAGTCGTCAACGCTCGAGACGAGACACCCGAGGAGTCGCCGGAGTATTGA
- a CDS encoding helicase-related protein: protein MLSLDPIVDNTDSTLEETYRKVVPLSEEIRISTGYFYLSGFDLVSEDLDQLADPETLGRSPMRVLMGRKTDRRTASEIEEGFSLREQFREELQEDIEGLNRAQIERLDRLRDFIANDLIDVRVRVPEDGYFHAKGACFRAPPDSERAKDHEEDKRGAVTIVGSSNFSASGQRRNVELNMTSQDRREAEAFEEWYDNQWANAEEFSEDIVEVIETSDKYQEWREKQRAESESDQDEGELGTYLEPFELYKLLAYDELGGNVSSRDSPLYHFQRLGYESAKEKLSTYNGCIISDSVGLGKSFIGSELLYDYRHRGDSCLLIVPANLTDQWEHLLQNETDEDGDPFFGLEVDGAHLEVISISDFQNRSYEEVQKLREAFDVVLIDEAHRFRNSGKWRPNPSHDDDYKGTRRHANLRQLRGKTMIMLTATPINNSATDLRNLISLFTSKEELRNKSSLDFDAFAEYIDLADQRKRIVAGNEEADEETERRITEQLQRRALEISDILNEVMVLRTRKHVKDEVQDGEEFEMSFEPPRLSKEEYSLPTAYQPIYRMLPDVMDALHLPHITIKNPQGGSTLKALYKLNLLKRLESSTYAFVQSLETLHESERRLLGLLDGLPEDEDIDALRSLQEEENASTLEDFVEGKDAATDLEETLEEFGFDTGVVRAGETDAPDELADATVREVKRYIREDLTLLAYFLSQFIGDVAHDAGDVSDHAVETRSWLHEHGAGTLPEVPEEERDPVLYPDNDLSNVDGATREFYESVFSLRKFRDPKIDRLAEILGAYDKKTLVFTQYRGTAEYVHRALREDPESPLTDANSAVVKGGDENKRAVVKRFAPEASGYQQTLAESDESELQYVVATDTLSEGVNLQDVNVVVNYDLPWNPMRIVQRVGRVDRIGSTAEKYVHNFYPDGDIEAAIKLLERLQAKINDIALIVGKENNILDPNEDQILEQAGVETQKTIGELEVEEIERSLRESRDVEDINELDDTSVNPLLRNAGSDEQGAFQRFRLKHELNEEFGLSTDDFEFAEEYFDSPVGERGFLYTNAVDHERGPRPGVFGLAHLWFDEEDDAPLGRVRRAFYYKPFGDDVKERPVRMLGLTPAVDGDPITDEDRTDRVLTDRGQIEDVVDARLEEIRDSQVEGAYLQGGQHSKEQETLISFCQQYVEPRRGDDPDPSGEYDTIEDRSRELRGRLSDVGLKNTDEDRVLREKFRDDAEYDALTEWPVEEFLGTLEAFLEEYVDGSTEYQDTLVGESEVRARLVCWGVIGS, encoded by the coding sequence ATGCTCTCGCTGGATCCGATCGTCGACAATACTGATTCGACACTCGAGGAGACGTACAGGAAGGTCGTCCCATTGAGTGAAGAGATCCGTATTTCGACAGGCTACTTCTACCTGTCCGGCTTCGATCTGGTTTCGGAGGACCTCGACCAGTTAGCCGATCCCGAGACGCTCGGCCGCTCACCGATGCGGGTTCTGATGGGACGAAAGACGGACCGCCGGACTGCTTCGGAGATCGAGGAAGGATTCTCGTTACGCGAGCAGTTCAGAGAAGAACTCCAGGAGGACATCGAGGGCCTAAACCGCGCTCAAATCGAACGTCTCGATCGGCTTCGGGACTTCATCGCGAACGACCTCATCGACGTCCGAGTGCGAGTCCCGGAAGATGGCTACTTCCACGCGAAGGGTGCGTGTTTCAGAGCGCCACCAGATTCCGAACGGGCGAAGGACCACGAAGAGGACAAACGCGGAGCGGTAACCATCGTCGGATCCTCGAATTTTTCAGCAAGCGGGCAGCGAAGGAACGTCGAGTTGAACATGACGAGTCAGGATCGACGGGAGGCGGAAGCGTTCGAGGAGTGGTATGACAACCAGTGGGCAAACGCCGAGGAGTTCAGCGAGGACATCGTCGAGGTCATCGAGACCAGTGACAAGTACCAAGAGTGGCGAGAGAAGCAGCGAGCCGAATCGGAAAGCGACCAGGACGAAGGCGAACTCGGGACCTATCTCGAGCCCTTCGAACTCTACAAGCTCCTCGCGTACGACGAACTCGGCGGAAACGTCAGCAGCCGAGACAGTCCGCTCTATCACTTTCAGCGGCTCGGGTACGAGAGCGCGAAAGAGAAGCTCTCCACGTACAACGGCTGTATCATCAGCGACAGTGTCGGTCTTGGGAAGTCGTTCATCGGTTCGGAACTCCTCTACGACTACCGACACCGAGGAGACAGCTGTCTCCTGATCGTTCCCGCGAACCTCACGGATCAGTGGGAACATCTGCTCCAGAACGAAACAGACGAGGACGGCGACCCGTTCTTCGGTCTCGAGGTCGACGGCGCGCACCTCGAGGTCATCAGTATATCCGACTTCCAGAACCGATCGTACGAGGAGGTGCAGAAACTGCGCGAGGCGTTCGACGTGGTACTTATCGACGAGGCCCACCGCTTTCGGAACTCCGGCAAATGGCGGCCGAATCCGAGCCACGACGACGATTACAAGGGAACGCGCAGACACGCCAACCTCCGGCAGCTCCGTGGCAAGACGATGATCATGCTGACAGCGACCCCGATCAACAACTCCGCGACGGACCTGCGGAACCTCATCAGCCTGTTCACAAGCAAAGAGGAGTTGCGAAACAAGTCCAGTCTCGACTTCGACGCGTTCGCTGAGTACATCGATCTCGCCGACCAGCGAAAGCGAATCGTCGCCGGGAACGAGGAGGCCGACGAGGAGACGGAACGTCGAATCACCGAGCAACTGCAACGCCGCGCGCTCGAAATATCGGACATCCTAAACGAAGTGATGGTCCTTCGGACGCGAAAACACGTCAAGGACGAGGTTCAGGACGGTGAAGAGTTCGAGATGAGTTTCGAGCCGCCGAGACTCTCCAAGGAAGAGTACTCGCTGCCCACTGCCTACCAGCCCATCTATCGAATGCTTCCGGACGTGATGGACGCGCTTCACCTCCCACACATCACGATCAAGAACCCGCAAGGCGGGAGCACGCTGAAGGCGCTGTACAAGCTCAACCTGCTCAAGCGACTCGAGTCCTCGACGTACGCGTTCGTCCAGTCCCTCGAGACGCTACACGAGAGCGAACGTCGGCTCCTCGGCCTGCTCGACGGCCTTCCCGAGGACGAGGACATCGACGCACTCCGGTCCCTGCAGGAGGAAGAGAACGCCTCTACGCTCGAGGACTTCGTCGAAGGCAAAGACGCCGCGACGGATCTCGAGGAGACCCTAGAGGAGTTCGGATTCGACACGGGCGTCGTTCGGGCCGGCGAAACCGACGCGCCGGACGAACTGGCCGACGCAACCGTCCGAGAGGTGAAGCGATACATTCGAGAGGACCTGACGCTGCTCGCGTACTTCCTGTCGCAGTTCATCGGCGACGTCGCCCACGACGCTGGCGACGTCAGCGATCACGCCGTCGAAACCAGAAGCTGGCTACACGAGCACGGCGCCGGAACGCTTCCAGAAGTGCCCGAAGAGGAACGGGATCCGGTCTTGTACCCGGACAACGACCTTAGTAACGTCGACGGAGCGACCCGCGAGTTCTACGAGTCGGTCTTCAGCCTGCGCAAGTTTCGGGATCCGAAGATCGATCGGCTCGCCGAGATCCTCGGCGCGTACGACAAGAAGACCCTCGTCTTCACCCAGTACCGGGGGACCGCGGAGTACGTCCATCGAGCGCTCCGAGAGGACCCCGAGTCGCCGCTCACCGACGCGAACAGCGCGGTCGTGAAAGGCGGCGACGAGAACAAGCGAGCGGTCGTCAAGCGGTTCGCACCCGAGGCGTCCGGCTACCAACAGACGCTCGCAGAATCCGACGAGAGCGAACTCCAGTACGTTGTCGCGACGGACACGTTGAGCGAGGGCGTGAACCTCCAAGACGTTAATGTGGTCGTGAACTACGACCTACCGTGGAATCCGATGCGAATCGTCCAGCGCGTCGGCCGAGTCGATCGAATCGGGAGTACCGCGGAGAAGTACGTCCACAACTTCTACCCCGACGGAGACATCGAAGCGGCGATCAAATTGCTGGAACGACTGCAGGCGAAGATCAACGATATCGCCCTTATCGTCGGAAAGGAGAACAACATCCTCGATCCGAACGAGGACCAGATCCTCGAGCAGGCGGGCGTCGAAACGCAGAAAACGATCGGCGAACTCGAGGTCGAGGAGATCGAGCGCTCGCTCAGAGAGTCTCGCGACGTCGAGGACATCAACGAGCTCGATGACACGAGCGTTAACCCGCTGCTGCGCAACGCGGGCAGCGACGAACAGGGGGCGTTCCAACGGTTCCGCCTCAAACACGAACTGAACGAAGAGTTCGGGCTCTCGACGGACGACTTCGAGTTCGCCGAGGAGTACTTCGACTCACCGGTTGGTGAGCGGGGATTCCTGTATACGAACGCGGTCGATCACGAGCGAGGACCGCGACCAGGTGTGTTCGGACTCGCGCACCTTTGGTTCGACGAGGAGGACGACGCGCCACTCGGACGGGTACGGAGGGCCTTCTACTACAAACCATTCGGCGACGACGTGAAGGAACGACCCGTCCGGATGCTCGGGTTGACGCCGGCGGTGGACGGGGACCCGATCACCGACGAAGATCGAACCGACCGCGTACTCACAGACCGAGGACAGATCGAGGACGTCGTCGATGCCCGCCTCGAGGAGATTCGCGACAGCCAGGTCGAAGGAGCGTACCTCCAAGGTGGTCAGCACTCGAAGGAACAAGAGACCCTCATCAGCTTCTGCCAGCAGTACGTCGAGCCGAGACGGGGTGACGATCCGGATCCGAGCGGAGAGTACGACACTATCGAGGATCGCTCTCGCGAACTTCGCGGCCGACTGAGCGACGTCGGTCTCAAAAATACCGACGAGGACCGCGTACTCCGCGAAAAGTTCCGCGACGACGCCGAGTACGACGCACTCACCGAGTGGCCCGTCGAGGAGTTTCTGGGGACGCTCGAGGCGTTTCTCGAGGAGTACGTCGACGGATCGACCGAGTATCAGGATACGCTCGTCGGCGAGAGCGAAGTTCGCGCTCGATTGGTGTGCTGGGGCGTCATCGGATCGTAG
- a CDS encoding DUF4268 domain-containing protein, whose translation MSGFGDLEQRDLTDHWPDEEADFTPWLAENVDHLEDVLGLNLEVVDTERWVGKYRLDLLARDEDTDREVVVENQLRSSDHAHLGKSIAYASGVEGDVVVWVAESFDDEHVDAVQWLNDNTREGVDFFAIRLEVWQIGDSPPAVKLNPIEEPSAWKDSLKQSDELTETQALRLEFWTTVRNEIQAQQTPLSARKPSKSSWYGQPVGTQDVKMRFWLHVRDDWIDTRIVVKDDAIYDSLEAERETIDDELGQAAEWLPPDEERKDGIVMVKRDADLGDDERWVEYVDWFLEMGERFRDVFASRVS comes from the coding sequence ATGAGCGGATTTGGTGATCTCGAGCAACGCGATTTGACTGACCACTGGCCGGACGAGGAGGCCGACTTCACCCCCTGGCTCGCCGAGAACGTCGACCACTTGGAGGATGTCCTCGGGCTCAACCTCGAAGTCGTCGACACCGAACGGTGGGTCGGAAAGTACCGACTGGACTTACTAGCTCGAGACGAGGACACCGACCGCGAGGTCGTCGTCGAGAACCAGCTCCGGAGCTCCGATCACGCCCACCTAGGGAAGTCGATCGCCTACGCGTCGGGCGTCGAGGGTGACGTCGTCGTCTGGGTTGCCGAGAGTTTCGACGACGAACACGTCGACGCGGTCCAGTGGCTCAACGACAACACGCGCGAGGGCGTCGACTTCTTCGCGATCAGGCTCGAGGTGTGGCAGATCGGGGACTCGCCGCCCGCGGTCAAACTCAACCCCATTGAGGAGCCGAGCGCCTGGAAAGACTCGCTCAAACAGAGCGATGAGCTCACCGAGACGCAGGCGCTTCGCCTCGAGTTCTGGACGACGGTGCGCAACGAGATTCAGGCCCAGCAGACGCCGCTCTCGGCCCGGAAGCCTTCGAAGAGCAGCTGGTACGGCCAGCCCGTGGGAACCCAGGACGTGAAGATGCGGTTCTGGCTCCACGTTCGCGACGACTGGATCGACACGCGAATCGTCGTCAAGGACGACGCGATTTACGATTCCCTCGAAGCGGAGCGCGAAACTATCGACGATGAGCTCGGGCAAGCCGCCGAGTGGCTCCCCCCGGACGAAGAGCGAAAAGACGGCATCGTGATGGTCAAGCGAGACGCTGACCTCGGCGACGACGAACGGTGGGTGGAGTACGTCGATTGGTTCCTCGAGATGGGGGAGCGATTCAGGGACGTATTCGCAAGTCGCGTTAGCTGA
- a CDS encoding homing endonuclease associated repeat-containing protein, giving the protein MDTIPTKERLIEDLQSFAEEVDGVPTVRGMRNDGPHSPHHYKQEFGTWHDALRAADIQPTHGVTPDVDRDALVTELQKVNEITERPPRRADIDEHGQYPYTLYDEEFESYIRALEEAEIDPDEKQYRFSSVETPEEKQGSANIEKLRSNGPTPSSELPQGRSTKDRQLGVWKFDMNSGSTQPADAMYYIHEEHPPELVLRRFFQHNLHVLEYRDAHGIKMAIKDHQPSWKEIGRRIVDELLEEGATPSAEFQNLVVIRTHDDSVLNYCFDSSVSTVVDVDELPVTAGGQTGTRPVWGFPRETQDLWRTLSERDGLIFSTQAGTLTHYVPIVEKLENTDVMTELWVEYENGVRSNGIDRPWPYLVIGGEVQEIDIQVEVLLEEIGSERTDEPIQWLDEEALKPFVNTYGDFESYARHCESSESETPSSPNSTVDDRSSPQDVIDSLFQITPKDIPRTESNSSLGEINHGTLEAAFRRGIRNIYQKCSICGDLLESPDGSPDLEAARILPKEHDGPAVLQNGLGLCSRHHWAFTNGWFEIDTDYEIRLREYPELQGYDELKQYDGTYLHVPTDGSLQPHSHYIRQRNQIGTTTTTRSE; this is encoded by the coding sequence ATGGACACAATACCCACGAAGGAACGTTTGATTGAAGATCTACAGTCATTTGCGGAGGAAGTAGACGGCGTTCCGACTGTTCGTGGAATGAGAAATGACGGTCCACATTCTCCTCATCATTACAAACAAGAGTTCGGGACGTGGCACGACGCGTTACGAGCGGCAGATATTCAGCCGACTCACGGAGTGACACCGGATGTTGATCGGGACGCGCTAGTAACTGAACTACAGAAAGTTAACGAAATAACAGAACGCCCACCACGACGTGCTGACATCGATGAACACGGCCAATACCCGTATACACTCTACGACGAAGAGTTCGAGTCGTACATTCGCGCCCTCGAGGAAGCCGAGATAGACCCTGACGAGAAACAGTACCGATTTAGTTCGGTAGAAACGCCCGAAGAAAAGCAAGGATCCGCGAACATCGAAAAGTTACGGAGCAACGGACCAACCCCTTCCTCCGAGTTACCACAGGGACGGAGTACTAAAGATCGTCAGCTCGGGGTATGGAAGTTCGATATGAACTCCGGATCTACACAACCTGCAGATGCCATGTATTATATACACGAGGAACACCCACCCGAGTTGGTTCTTCGTCGGTTCTTCCAACACAATCTCCACGTACTGGAATACCGTGATGCCCACGGAATCAAGATGGCGATCAAGGACCACCAACCATCGTGGAAAGAAATTGGACGGAGGATCGTCGACGAACTGTTAGAAGAGGGAGCTACTCCAAGCGCTGAGTTTCAGAATCTGGTCGTGATACGGACTCACGACGATAGTGTACTGAATTACTGCTTCGATAGTTCCGTTTCTACGGTAGTCGACGTGGATGAACTCCCCGTCACAGCGGGAGGCCAGACTGGTACCAGACCGGTCTGGGGCTTCCCTCGAGAAACCCAGGATTTGTGGCGAACCCTGTCCGAACGTGATGGGTTGATATTCAGTACACAAGCAGGCACCCTCACTCACTACGTTCCAATCGTCGAAAAACTCGAGAATACCGACGTTATGACCGAGTTGTGGGTCGAATACGAAAACGGGGTACGAAGCAACGGGATAGATCGGCCGTGGCCGTACCTGGTGATTGGTGGGGAGGTACAGGAGATCGATATCCAGGTGGAAGTTCTCCTCGAAGAGATCGGGTCGGAACGAACTGATGAGCCGATACAGTGGTTGGATGAAGAGGCGCTAAAGCCGTTTGTAAACACGTACGGGGACTTCGAGTCGTACGCGCGTCATTGTGAGTCTTCGGAGTCGGAAACTCCCAGCTCGCCAAACAGCACTGTCGACGATCGCTCTTCGCCTCAAGACGTAATAGACTCCCTGTTCCAGATCACTCCGAAAGACATTCCTCGAACTGAATCGAACTCCAGTCTCGGAGAGATAAATCACGGAACGCTCGAAGCCGCGTTCAGACGTGGGATACGCAACATCTATCAGAAGTGTTCCATCTGTGGCGATCTGCTCGAGTCTCCCGATGGAAGCCCGGATTTAGAAGCTGCACGTATCCTCCCGAAGGAACACGATGGACCAGCCGTACTCCAAAACGGACTTGGACTTTGTTCTCGCCATCACTGGGCGTTCACCAATGGATGGTTCGAGATCGACACGGATTACGAAATCCGCCTTCGAGAGTACCCTGAGCTACAGGGCTACGACGAGTTGAAGCAGTATGACGGCACGTACCTACACGTGCCTACGGACGGATCACTCCAACCACATTCTCACTACATCCGGCAACGAAACCAAATCGGTACTACCACTACGACACGCAGTGAGTGA